In Phaeobacter gallaeciensis DSM 26640, a genomic segment contains:
- the panC gene encoding pantoate--beta-alanine ligase, with the protein MTAPILRRLSDLRALHSDWRREGARIGLVPTMGALHEGHLSLVTAAKAACDRVIVTIFVNPKQFNNAEDLAKYPRTEMADAEKLAPYGVDAIYVPDPDQIYPEGYATTVSVAGLTDVLEGEFRPGHFDGVATVVAKLFLQSGADAAFFGEKDYQQLMVVTRMARDLDIPITVQGCATVREDSGLAMSSRNLRLSPGALGKAGQLYPVLRDLANQLHDGADFGDIVAGARTTLAGAGFGEIEYLDLRCAETLAPLSRPDRPARLLVAAWLDGIRLIDNIAVNQLND; encoded by the coding sequence ATGACTGCCCCGATTCTGCGCCGCCTGAGCGATCTGCGCGCGTTGCATTCCGACTGGCGCCGCGAGGGTGCCCGTATTGGCCTGGTGCCCACCATGGGCGCGCTGCACGAGGGGCATCTGTCGCTGGTCACCGCGGCCAAGGCAGCCTGCGACCGGGTCATTGTCACGATTTTTGTGAACCCCAAGCAGTTCAACAATGCCGAGGATCTGGCGAAATATCCCCGTACCGAGATGGCGGATGCGGAAAAGCTGGCCCCCTACGGTGTTGATGCGATCTATGTGCCGGATCCCGATCAGATCTACCCGGAAGGCTATGCGACCACTGTGTCGGTGGCCGGTCTGACCGATGTGCTGGAGGGCGAGTTTCGCCCCGGTCATTTCGACGGGGTGGCAACGGTGGTGGCCAAGCTGTTCCTGCAAAGCGGTGCGGATGCAGCGTTTTTTGGTGAAAAGGACTATCAGCAGCTGATGGTGGTCACCCGCATGGCGCGGGATCTGGACATTCCGATCACCGTGCAGGGCTGCGCCACCGTGCGCGAGGACTCTGGCTTGGCCATGTCGTCGCGCAATTTGCGGCTGTCACCTGGGGCGCTGGGCAAGGCTGGGCAGCTCTATCCGGTGCTGCGGGATCTGGCGAACCAGCTGCACGACGGTGCGGATTTCGGGGATATTGTTGCAGGCGCGCGCACCACGCTTGCGGGGGCCGGATTTGGCGAGATTGAGTATCTGGACCTGCGCTGCGCCGAAACACTGGCGCCGCTGTCCCGTCCGGATCGTCCGGCCCGTCTGCTGGTTGCGGCATGGCTGGATGGCATCAGGTTGATCGACAATATCGCTGTTAATCAACTAAATGATTAG
- the glpK gene encoding glycerol kinase GlpK produces the protein MTYILAIDQGTTSTRAILFDGKMQAQGSAQQEFTQHFPQAGWVEHDPEDLWSTTLDVCRKVMAEQGVTAEEIAGIGITNQRETTVVWDRHSGKPIHNAIVWQDRRTSPICEELRAAGHEDSVRQKTGLLLDPYFSGTKLKWILDTVPDARARAEAGDLLFGTVDSFLIWRLTGGASHVTDATNAARTLMYDIRKGRWSSEICGFLGVPRDMLPEVKDCAADFGTTKAEFLGGEIAILGVAGDQQAATIGQACFQPGMMKSTYGTGCFALLNTGDTPVVSQNRMLTTIAYQLNGAPTYALEGSIFIAGAAVQWLRDGLGIIGSAQESGALARNADPGQDVILVPAFTGLGAPYWKPDCRGGMFGLTRNSGPAEFARAALQSVAYQTRDLWEAMRADWDGESLVTLRVDGGMSASNWTMQSLADLLGAAVDRPVMQETTALGAAWLAGMRAGVYPDQAGFAETWALDQQFTPEMDEDRRSAAYARWKRAVEAVIGV, from the coding sequence ATGACATATATTCTGGCGATCGATCAGGGCACGACCTCGACCAGAGCGATCCTGTTTGATGGTAAGATGCAGGCGCAGGGCTCGGCTCAGCAGGAGTTCACCCAGCATTTCCCGCAGGCGGGCTGGGTGGAGCATGACCCGGAAGACCTGTGGTCCACAACGCTGGATGTCTGCCGCAAGGTAATGGCAGAGCAGGGCGTCACGGCGGAGGAGATTGCCGGGATCGGCATCACCAACCAGCGCGAAACGACGGTGGTCTGGGATCGTCATAGCGGCAAGCCAATCCACAATGCCATTGTCTGGCAGGACCGTCGCACCAGCCCGATCTGCGAAGAGCTGCGGGCCGCCGGGCATGAGGACAGCGTGCGGCAGAAAACCGGCCTGCTGCTGGATCCCTATTTCTCGGGTACCAAGCTGAAATGGATTCTGGACACGGTGCCGGATGCGCGCGCGCGGGCTGAGGCCGGGGATCTGCTGTTCGGGACCGTCGACAGTTTCCTGATCTGGCGCCTTACGGGTGGTGCGTCGCATGTGACTGATGCCACCAATGCCGCGCGGACTCTGATGTATGATATCCGCAAGGGCCGTTGGAGCAGCGAGATCTGTGGCTTCCTCGGTGTGCCGCGTGACATGCTGCCTGAGGTGAAGGACTGCGCCGCTGATTTCGGCACCACCAAGGCAGAGTTTCTGGGCGGCGAGATTGCCATTCTGGGGGTGGCTGGCGATCAGCAGGCCGCCACGATCGGACAGGCCTGTTTCCAGCCGGGGATGATGAAATCGACCTATGGAACGGGATGTTTTGCATTGCTGAACACCGGTGATACGCCGGTTGTGTCGCAAAACCGGATGCTGACCACCATCGCCTATCAGCTGAATGGCGCGCCGACCTATGCGCTGGAGGGTTCGATCTTTATCGCGGGTGCGGCGGTGCAATGGCTGCGGGACGGGCTTGGGATTATCGGCTCGGCGCAGGAAAGCGGTGCCCTGGCGCGCAATGCCGATCCGGGGCAGGACGTCATTCTTGTGCCGGCCTTTACCGGGCTTGGTGCGCCGTATTGGAAACCGGATTGCCGGGGCGGCATGTTTGGTCTGACCCGCAATTCGGGACCGGCGGAATTTGCCCGGGCCGCCTTGCAGAGCGTTGCCTATCAGACCCGCGATCTGTGGGAAGCCATGCGGGCGGATTGGGACGGAGAGAGCCTGGTAACCCTGCGGGTGGATGGCGGCATGAGTGCCAGCAATTGGACCATGCAGAGCCTTGCGGACCTATTGGGCGCTGCGGTGGACCGTCCGGTGATGCAGGAAACCACCGCGCTGGGTGCGGCCTGGCTGGCGGGAATGCGAGCCGGAGTCTATCCGGATCAGGCGGGCTTTGCCGAGACCTGGGCGCTGGATCAGCAGTTCACCCCTGAGATGGATGAGGATCGCCGCAGCGCTGCCTATGCGCGGTGGAAGCGCGCGGTTGAGGCTGTGATCGGGGTCTGA
- a CDS encoding flavin-dependent oxidoreductase: MTVMIAGAGIAGLTLGLTLHELGVPFHIYEATETLKPMGVGINLQPNAVRELFDLGLEAELSAIGVRTRQLGFYSKLGKTIWEEPRGEAAGYSWPQFSVHRGALQMMLYHALLARAGDGVLTTGARATGFDTSDQGACLHLEGDRSARGDLLIAADGIHSAIRAQMYPDEGAPIWNGRILWRATTRAPAFHRGPAMAMIGHDQLRLVAYPISAPDNTGITTINWIAEKQFDPSAHWNRESWNRAADIRDFLPDFANWQFDWINVPALINGAEIVYEYPMVDRDPLPRWQDGPVSLIGDAAHPTYPVGSNGASQAIVDARIIGAQMLAHGVTPQALSTYEAAVRPVTTAVALANRAGGGPDGVLQQVEDLCGGDFSDIGEVIPQAELAAHAAKYKSIAGFSIEELNARPRTIPAGSRLTSGD; encoded by the coding sequence ATGACGGTGATGATTGCAGGCGCAGGGATCGCCGGGCTGACACTTGGCCTCACCCTGCACGAATTGGGCGTGCCCTTTCACATCTATGAGGCCACAGAAACGCTGAAGCCGATGGGCGTCGGCATCAATCTGCAACCCAATGCGGTGCGCGAACTCTTTGATCTGGGGCTTGAGGCCGAGCTCTCCGCCATCGGTGTGCGCACCCGCCAGCTGGGATTTTACTCCAAACTGGGCAAGACCATCTGGGAGGAGCCGCGCGGCGAGGCCGCAGGCTACAGCTGGCCACAGTTTTCCGTCCATCGCGGCGCGTTGCAGATGATGCTTTACCACGCGCTGCTAGCGCGCGCAGGCGATGGCGTCCTCACAACAGGCGCACGCGCCACTGGCTTCGACACCTCGGATCAGGGCGCCTGCCTGCACCTTGAGGGCGACCGCTCCGCCCGTGGTGATCTGCTGATCGCCGCCGATGGGATCCACTCCGCCATCCGCGCTCAGATGTACCCGGATGAGGGCGCGCCGATCTGGAATGGCCGTATCCTCTGGCGCGCCACCACCCGTGCCCCCGCCTTTCACCGCGGCCCGGCCATGGCGATGATCGGTCACGACCAGCTGCGCCTTGTCGCCTACCCCATCAGCGCGCCAGACAATACAGGCATCACCACCATCAACTGGATCGCGGAAAAACAGTTCGACCCATCCGCGCACTGGAACCGCGAAAGCTGGAACCGCGCCGCCGACATCCGTGATTTCCTGCCTGATTTTGCCAACTGGCAATTCGACTGGATCAACGTCCCGGCGCTGATCAACGGGGCTGAGATCGTCTACGAATACCCAATGGTGGATCGCGACCCGCTGCCCCGCTGGCAGGATGGACCTGTCAGCCTGATTGGAGACGCCGCCCATCCAACCTACCCCGTAGGTTCCAACGGTGCCAGCCAAGCCATCGTCGATGCCCGTATCATCGGCGCGCAGATGCTGGCCCATGGCGTCACACCTCAGGCCCTGAGCACCTATGAGGCGGCGGTCCGCCCGGTAACAACCGCCGTCGCTCTGGCCAATCGCGCAGGCGGTGGCCCCGACGGCGTGCTGCAACAGGTCGAAGACCTCTGTGGTGGGGACTTCAGCGATATAGGCGAAGTAATCCCTCAGGCGGAGCTTGCCGCCCACGCCGCAAAATACAAATCCATCGCCGGCTTCTCGATTGAAGAGCTGAACGCCCGCCCGCGCACCATACCCGCAGGCAGTCGCCTCACCTCAGGCGACTGA
- the idi gene encoding isopentenyl-diphosphate Delta-isomerase, giving the protein MTHKIPAWVNGTLTPVDKLAAHEQGLKHKAVSVFVVKGGEILMQRRALGKYHTPGLWANTCCTHPQWGEASSACAVRRMEEELGITGLYPEFRHHLEYRADVGNGLIEHEVVDVFLAHAHRAPELAPNPEEVMETRWVDYHDLLAEVQRHPDRFTPWLKIYLNNYSDVIFGPDLSLGSNEDG; this is encoded by the coding sequence ATGACCCACAAGATCCCCGCCTGGGTGAATGGCACCCTGACGCCAGTTGACAAATTGGCCGCCCATGAACAGGGGCTGAAGCACAAGGCCGTCTCGGTCTTTGTGGTGAAGGGCGGCGAGATCCTGATGCAACGCCGCGCGCTCGGCAAATATCATACCCCCGGTCTCTGGGCGAACACTTGCTGTACCCACCCGCAATGGGGTGAGGCCTCCTCGGCCTGCGCGGTCCGCCGCATGGAAGAGGAACTGGGCATCACCGGGCTTTATCCCGAGTTCCGTCACCATCTGGAATACCGTGCCGATGTCGGTAACGGGCTGATCGAACATGAGGTGGTGGATGTCTTTCTCGCCCATGCGCACCGCGCGCCAGAACTGGCGCCCAACCCCGAAGAAGTGATGGAGACCCGCTGGGTCGACTATCATGATCTTCTGGCCGAGGTGCAGCGCCACCCGGATCGCTTTACCCCCTGGCTCAAAATCTATCTCAACAACTACTCCGACGTGATCTTCGGCCCAGACCTCAGCCTCGGCAGCAATGAGGACGGGTAG
- a CDS encoding c-type cytochrome, which translates to MKLLTAVAALGLIAAPAFAEGDADKGEKGFNKCKSCHMVVSDSGDVIVKGGKTGPNLWGVVGRTAGTYEGYKYGKDMVAAGEAGLAWDEASFAAYTADPKAFLRETLGDKKAKSKMSFRLKKGAEDIYAFLAMHGPADAAEAEAEATTEETATN; encoded by the coding sequence ATGAAACTTCTGACTGCTGTAGCGGCCCTGGGCCTGATTGCGGCCCCCGCCTTTGCCGAAGGCGATGCCGACAAGGGCGAAAAGGGCTTCAACAAATGCAAATCCTGCCACATGGTTGTCTCCGACAGCGGTGACGTGATCGTCAAGGGCGGCAAAACCGGCCCGAACCTCTGGGGCGTCGTAGGCCGCACCGCCGGCACCTATGAGGGCTACAAATACGGCAAGGACATGGTTGCCGCCGGCGAAGCAGGCCTGGCTTGGGACGAAGCCTCCTTCGCTGCCTATACCGCCGACCCCAAAGCCTTCTTGCGCGAGACTCTCGGCGACAAGAAAGCGAAGTCCAAAATGTCCTTCCGCCTGAAGAAAGGCGCGGAAGACATTTACGCGTTCCTCGCAATGCATGGGCCAGCTGATGCCGCCGAAGCAGAGGCAGAAGCAACCACGGAAGAGACCGCAACCAACTGA
- a CDS encoding P1 family peptidase translates to MKPGPLNLITDVPGLTVGNAEDRQLKSGTTVLTADQPFTAAVQVMGGAPGTRETDLLAPDKSVAQIDALVLSGGSAFGLDACSGVVAGLHAAGRGFAVGPARVPIVPGAILFDLLNGGDKNWQTNPYAALGRAAYEAADRHFALGTAGVGTGALAARVKGGLGSASFVLPDGTTVGALVAANPLGSVTTPGDHHFWAAPFEIDGEFGGAGVDPASGITTPAPSLKLASMQKLAADAAIPAEGSNTTIAIVATDAPLTKSQCQRLAIAAHDGIGRAIVPAHSPGDGDLVFAVSTGDPGTATTGGELGADLGEIGHVAALCLSRAIARAAALARPEPGDLLPCWQTA, encoded by the coding sequence ATGAAACCCGGCCCCCTGAACCTGATCACCGATGTGCCCGGCCTGACGGTCGGCAATGCCGAGGACCGGCAGTTGAAATCCGGCACGACGGTGCTGACCGCCGATCAGCCCTTCACCGCCGCGGTTCAGGTCATGGGCGGTGCGCCGGGGACACGTGAAACCGATCTGCTGGCGCCGGACAAATCCGTCGCCCAGATTGATGCGCTGGTATTGTCGGGCGGGTCCGCCTTCGGACTTGATGCCTGCTCCGGCGTGGTGGCCGGGCTGCACGCCGCCGGGCGCGGCTTCGCCGTGGGGCCAGCGCGGGTGCCCATTGTGCCGGGCGCCATCCTCTTTGATCTCCTGAACGGCGGCGACAAAAACTGGCAGACCAACCCCTATGCTGCCCTTGGCCGCGCCGCCTATGAGGCCGCAGACCGCCACTTTGCGCTTGGCACTGCCGGGGTGGGCACCGGCGCCCTCGCCGCGCGGGTGAAGGGCGGGCTTGGGTCGGCCTCTTTTGTGCTGCCGGATGGCACCACGGTGGGCGCCTTAGTGGCGGCCAATCCGCTTGGCTCTGTCACCACGCCGGGGGATCATCATTTCTGGGCCGCCCCTTTTGAGATCGACGGTGAATTTGGCGGCGCGGGCGTGGATCCCGCCTCAGGCATCACGACCCCCGCCCCCAGCTTGAAACTCGCCTCGATGCAGAAGCTGGCCGCTGACGCAGCGATTCCGGCTGAGGGCAGCAATACCACCATCGCCATCGTCGCCACCGATGCGCCATTGACGAAATCACAATGCCAGCGTCTTGCCATTGCCGCCCATGACGGGATCGGGCGGGCCATTGTTCCGGCCCATTCTCCCGGCGACGGCGATCTTGTGTTTGCTGTCAGCACCGGCGATCCCGGTACGGCCACCACAGGTGGCGAACTCGGCGCTGATCTTGGCGAAATCGGCCACGTCGCCGCCCTCTGCCTTAGCCGCGCCATCGCCCGGGCCGCCGCCCTGGCCAGGCCCGAGCCGGGCGACCTGCTCCCCTGCTGGCAAACGGCGTGA